In Leptolyngbya sp. O-77, the genomic window GCAAGAATATAGATAGCGTCTTCTGGGGCAATTCTAATTTGGCAAGGCTGGAAAGTTCAGGGCAAACTCTTGTCGTTCTGGAAAAGGGCAGAGTAACGTTTCGTCTTCATGCATGAATGACCAGATCAACTGAACTGTTTTAGCTTCTGCCTGATTGAAGATTTCCTGGCAGGCTAATGCTTCAATTTGAATGCGAATCTGGTTGGGGTCATCAAATCTTTGCTGAAAGCAGTTGTAGTCCAGGTAAATCAAGTCCATCAGCCTGATCCTCCCTGGCTCTCCATCTTCTGCAACCGCTCCTGTGCCCATTCTCGTAGTTGTTCATCGGGGTCATTGAGGGCGCGATCGCGCAGCAGCGCCGGAACTTTAGGATTGTTAGGATAATAAGTGGAGAGAGCCTGTAAAGCTAGTTGACGTGGGCTATCTACAGCACAACCTACTAAACTTCCCGCCGCATCCATAGAGTAAAAATTGTTTTCTACTGCAACTTCGCTCAGTGATGCAATTAAGCTTGGATGATCTTTCCAATTATCCACTAGTCCGAGTATCGCAGCCAAACACATTTCTTGTAGGACTGCCTCTTTTGCTGTATTCACAAGCCAATGATAAACCATTGTATCGCCTCGTCCTACATCAGCAATAAGGCGGACTATCTTAATACATTCCTTAACAAGGAATACTTACATCTTGCACCAGTACAGATGAACGGCTTTTCGGCGGGTGCAATCAATGAGAGAAAAGGGCGTGAAGTCACAAACAACAAGAACAGTGGAAACCATTCTTGGCACGCCCAAGCGTTAGTCTACACCCTGCTCAGCCTGATGCCGAGTGCCTACCAAAGAGACAGCCTGCAAGCGATGCTGGGGTTGTTCCTAGAAGCTCAAGGGCAACCCTCGCCGCAACACAGTTTGATTAAGTCGGGTAGTGCGTTGAGCCGATTTCTCAACGAGTATGCCTGGCCCACCCGCCAAGTCGTGCGCGTGGTGCGACGGCAGATCGTGCAGCAACTGTTGCAGTCTGCTCCAAAGGTCGCCGTCCCTGGTTGCAGGTGGTGGTGGATCTGACGACGTTGGAGAAATGCGGCAAGTTCAAAGCGTTTGCATCGCTGATTCGTGTGCTGCAAGGCAAGCGAGGATTGCATCTGGTGGTGCTGTATCTGGTGGTTGGAGAGTGTCGAGTGCCCTGGAGTTTTCGGTCTGGCGTGGCAAACATCAGCGGACTGCGGTGCAGTTGGCGATTCGCTTAATAGGTAGCTTGCCCCCTGCGTTAACGAGCGCCTTCCGGGTGGTCATTCTGGCAGACACCGCCTTTGGCAGCGTGGCCTTCCTCAAAGCGATGCGAAAGCGCCGTTACTCGGTAATTGTCGGGGTGCGGTGTGACCGCAAACTGGCTGATGGTCGCTGTGTGAGCAAACTGGTGAAAAAAGGGCAACAGGTGGCTTAGAGGGACTGAACTTCCCGGTGACGATTTCTTGGCTTTACCTCAAACGCGACGGCCAGTTGGAGAAACGCTTTGTCCTCTCGACTCGTCCCCTCAAAGGCAGCACCATCACTTGGTGGGGGCGCGTAGACGATGGAGCATTGAGGGATTTTTCAAAACCATCAAACATCGCTTTGGGTTGCATCGCTTTGCTCAGCAGACGCTCAAGGGCGTATATCGCTGGTTGATGTTGTGTTTCCTCAGCTTTGTGCTGGTTCATTGGGTTACCGCGCAACTCACGCCAAAGCGACCCCTGATTGGAAAGTCGCTGCAACTGCTGCATTAGACGCCTTGTTCCCGGAAGTCGCAGCTTGTTTAGCGCTGCTTCAAGTTGAGCGAGCGCGATCCCTGCTCGATTCACTCGGTATTGCGGTGCACTTTGTCCACCTCGCTGAGCTAAAAACGTAGGCTAAATGTACTGGTGCAAGATGTAAGAATATCAATTCAGGTTCACTAAGACCCAAAAGGCTCATCGCCAACAGAGATGAAAGAAATATTTCAAGCTTACTGATTAATAGCAGCGCGATGTGTCTAATTTCTTGATAACTGTCAACCTCTTGGAGAAATGTAGAAGTTAGACAAATATCACCTCCTACGGATTTAAGAATGTGGTTATATAAAGTCAAAAGTCATCATCTTTATTCTTTAAATTATTGAATTCTACTTCATCTCCTAAAGATATATCCATCAAAAATTCAACTAATTGACCTACAAATTTAGGAGAAATCATTCCACAAATCAATCTCAAAACTTCATGCCAGGTTTCATCTTGCCAGTGTTGCCCAAATACCTCATCTCGCAGTTGTTCAAAAGTGAGGGTATATTGTTTCTCAAAGCGATGAACAATTTCGACAGCACAGAAATATTCTAAAAAAGTACGATGTACAAAACCGTAGGTATCGGAACCGTAGTGGCAAATTGCAGAATCTCGTCTGTAAAGCTGATCAATCAGGAGCTTTGCAATACTTGGCGCATTTAGTGCTTCCAAAGTCAGTTTTTCAAAGTAGAGCTTTAAACAATTCTCCAAGTCCTCTCTTGAAATCAAATTTCCATTTAATCCGCTGCTACTTGCTTGCATGAAATAGGCAACTTGCCGAAGCATCGCTTGCTTATCTCGATAATCAATTTCAACTGGATACTTCTCCCCAGCGAGGATCTTTTAGATCATGCTTTGCTTCATAATCCCCACTTGTGCAACAGAAGTTTAGAAGCCCTCGTTGTAAGGTCAATCTTTATTTTGAGGTAAACCTTCTTCTTTCTCTTTATTCAGAGTTACCATCATTGTTAGCAACAGTGGATTGTCTGCTAAGTTGGCGATAGCTTTTGATTGGCGATCGCATCCTTCAATCGCTGTTTCAGTCGCGCTTTATCGGGGATCGCTGCTCATCGAGAGGTCATACCAGCGATCGATAAATTTGTGGATTTCGTTAGTATCAAGTGATTGAATGGTGAAGTGTCGGAACCCCGCTGTGCTGGAGGCGCTCGGGGATTGTAACCAAATGATGCGAGACGTGACCAAAACCTGGGCTTTGGGATATTGCTGCGAAAAGCGAATGATGTCGTCGATGACGGTCGATTGAGTGGCGCGATCGAATACCTCGTCCAGACCCGTCGAACATCACTAATGTGGGGAAATTCTAGCAAGTGCTGATGAAGCTGTTGCTGATCAAACTGCCAATCTACACCTCGACCGCGATGGAGAAATTCGAGAGAAAGTTTGCAGATGGATTGACAGCAAATTCTCTTAACTCAATTAGTAACGGAAGTTTCTCGTTTTTGCCCTCAACCCATTCCAGTGCCAGATATTGCAACAGACTTGACTTACCCGATCCCGGATCACCTAAAATCACCGCCCGCTGAGAGTCTGCTACTGCTTCTAGAATCTTTCGCGCAGGTTGCTGAAAGTATTCATGACGATAATGCTCCAGGGCTTTAGGCGATAAATTGGCTTCAAGTTGTCCTGCGGCTTGCAGTTGTCGTTTCAAATCCAAAGGTAGGTCATAGCGCGTTGGGGGCAAGGCTTCTCGTACCGTTTGCTCAATGAACATTGCCCAGAGCTTGATGGCATCAGCGCGATCGGTGCTGTCGAGGGTGTATAGCTTCAGAGAGCCATAGCTAGACTGCAAACTGTGACGATATTTTTCAACATCAAATCCAGGTGAAAGTTGTGCGGTATTACGAGCAATGTCTCCGAGTAGGTCAGAGTTCAAAATTTCCCGCAATTCTGCATTCGCCTTGATAATCCCTTTAACTTCATAGATATATTCTTTGCAGACACCGCGCCAATCAAATTCTTCTGTAGGAAATTGCCATCCGGAGACTTGATGCTGCTCTGTCCAAATTTTCTCTAGCTGTGCGTAGTCAATTTGTTTGCAATCCTTATCAAAGGCTTTTCCCAAAAGTGGGCGCACCGCCTCATCCTGCACAAACTTTTTGATCGCTGCGTGATAGTGATGCTGAATGCTAGTTTCGGGAACGTCGTTAATCTGAAGCTCTTTAATAAAGCGCTTAATAAAGTAGCCAACTGCTTCTGCCATTAGCGTTTTCAGTGCTGCGGCATTGAGGCGGCTGATTCCGCTACTCAGGCAATCCTTAAAAAAATCTTGAACATATCCCTCTAGAACAGGCTTACTCAAATCGAGAACCTGTTCTAGCACTAGCTTTCCTAGCTCTATTCCTGTTGTAGCTGCCAACCAATCCAGCATACGGGGATTTCAGGGGTGACTAAGTAATACCTCTAATATTGCACTCATATTTGAGGAGGAACCAGAGATTACGAACTCAAACTACAGCAGGCAATCTTGCATCACACCCTGAGCGCACTGAATAGGTTTTGTGTCTAAAATCGGCCATTCAAACCACCCATTAGAACCGATAGTCTACGGAAAAGTAGAACCCGCGATCCTGGGCGTTTTCGCCTGCGCCATCAAACTCGGTGATGGGAATGGCGAAGTCGAGTCGTAGATTGAGCCGGGGCAGTGCTTCCCACAGCAGCCCCACACCCGCCCCGATGAGAAACGGGCTGTCGTCGTCTTCGCCATTTAGCCAGACGGCTCCCGCATCCACAAACGGCGCAACCTGAAACACCGACTCGCCCGCCTCATTGCGTCCCAGCGTAATGCGGTCTTCGATCGAGACGCGAAAGCCGCTGTCGCCCAGCAGCGCATTTTGCCGATAGCCCCGCAGCGACTGCCCGCCGCCGATCGCCAACTGCTGGGAAGACGGGAGGCGATCGCCCGACACCTGCACATCCGCCTGCAAAATCAGCAAGTTTCCCGGCTGCAAAATCTGCACCCGCTGTACTCGCCCCAGCCAGTAGACAAACAAACTGTCGCGATCGCCCCCCACATCTGCATCCAGCAGCCCCACGCCCACATTCAGCGTCGATTGCAGCGCCCAGGCCCCCGACGCATCCCGCCGCACAAAATCCTGCCCAAAGGCAATCAGGCTGGTAGATTCACTCTTCAGCAAAAAATCCTCAAAAAAGCGATTGTCACTAAAAAACGAGCTGCCATCCCGGTGCAGCAGACTCAGCGACAGGGCAAATTCTTCGCGGGGCGTTTTGAACAAGGGCTGGCGAAAGCTGAGTTCATATTCATCGGCGCTGCCGCTGAGGTCAAGGTCTACAAATTCCGGGTCAGTAATGCGATATTCGCTGGGGGCGTAGCGGACCTGCACGGTGCCATCCATCGGGTTGAGCGACAGGCGATAGGCAAAGTCGAAGCTGCTCGACCCGCCCGTAGTGCTGCGATAGTACGTTCCCGAAAGCTCGTCGCCCCAGCCCGTCAGGTTGCGGACCACCAGCTCCGCGCCCAGCCGCTCGGAGCCGACACCGGGAGGCGAATAGTTGTCCACACTGACAAAGCCGCTGACGGGACGCGCCTCCGTCACGCGCACCACCAGGATACTCTGCCCCAGCCCGCTGCCCGCCCGCAGGCTGGCCTCCACGGTTTCAAACAGCGGATTCAGCCGCAGCAGCCGCAGTTGGTCTTCTAGTCGCGCCTGATTCAGCGGCGTGGTTGCGCCCAGCAAGATGCGGCTCCGCACATAGTCCGGATGGAGACGATTGGTTCCTTCCACCTCGATGCGCTCCAGGCTGCCTTCTACAATGCGGTATTGCACCACACCATCGGCCACGAGTTGGTCGCCCAGAATGGCCCGCGAGGTTAGGTAGCCTTGGTCAAGATAGAGCTGGGTGAGCTGGTCGGCAATGTCGCGCAGTTCCCGCAGCGTGAGCGATCGCCCTTCGTAGGGCTGCACAATCGGCGCAAAGTCTGGTTCGGTAAACACCGTGCTGCCCCGCACCTCAATCCGCCGGATGGGAATCTGCACGGTTTCATCCGTCGGCAGCGGTTGGGGAAATCCATCGGGCGTGGACAGAATGGGCGACTGCTCTTCGGGCGACAGGGGAACGGCGGGTAGGGTCGGCGCAGGCAGGCGATCCCTGTAGGGATCGCTTCGCGAATCGCGCTCTGGCTGGGTCGGCGCAAGCTGAGGCGAAACCGCTTGGGCCAGGGCGATCGCCCCGCCTGGCATCTCGCCCCATCGGAACCCCAGCAGCACCCAAACGCCAGCAGCGGCAATGGTCTGCCCAATCTTTTGCATGAATGGCTCTCCTCACGGTGGCTCTCCAGCAGGGTGTACGCTGGAGAGTCCCGACCTCATAGATAGCGTCATTGCGGGCCGTTTGGGGATAATCTCTAGAAAATTTTATTGATCCTGAATTCCTCGAATCGGCTACGGGCTGGTGGAGCTAGCGCCGCCGGGCCTTGCTCAACATCTTGCGAGAAAAGCGCAGGTCTAGCCCCTGCTTGTCTGCCCATTCTTGCAGCAGGCGAAAGAACAACTGGCGATCGCCCACTTGCAGCACCGCAGTCTGATCCGCCGTTTCGATGGCGTAGGGGTAGCCGCCCCCTGCGATCACCTCCGCCCGCACCCAGTCGATCACGGTGTCCGCCAGACCCGCCTCCACCACCCACAGCGGGAGTTCCAGCCGAGCCGGATAGGTGTCGCGGGTGGTTTTCAAATACGTAAAGGCAATCCGGCGGCGATGGTGGCCATAGCGGCTTAAAATGCCCGGCCGCTCGCAGAGAAACAGCGGCGTGCGATCGCCCCAGCGCATCAGCGCGTTCAAAATCTGCGCGTCGTGAATCGCGTCGGCTGGCTCCAGGTCGTACAACAGTCGCAGCATCCGCACCAAGTCATCGGCATAGGACGTGTCGATGTAGGCCACCAGCGGCACTCGCTGGGCTTCGCTGGCGTGCAGCAGCGGCAGCAGGCAGTCTACGTAAAACTGCTGGTTTGCCTCGTCAAACGGCTCCGCAAAGCTGGCCACCATCGACCCATCTAAAAACACCAGCGTTTTCTCGGAAAGGCTCTGTGATTGCGCTTTGCGGCTCTGGATGTACTCCGTCAGCCGCCGCGTCTCAAGCTGAAATCGACGCATATTCACCCGCCGATCCACCGGGTTGCCCTGGCCACCCTCGCGCAAATCCTGTGGGGTCATCAGGTCTACCGCCACGTCCTTTTCGTAAGCTCCGCTGGGACTGTGGCGATTTTCATAC contains:
- a CDS encoding transposase, whose product is MALPQTRRPVGETLCPLDSSPQRQHHHLVGARRRWSIEGFFKTIKHRFGLHRFAQQTLKGVYRWLMLCFLSFVLVHWVTAQLTPKRPLIGKSLQLLH
- a CDS encoding NACHT domain-containing protein; the protein is MLRQVAYFMQASSSGLNGNLISREDLENCLKLYFEKLTLEALNAPSIAKLLIDQLYRRDSAICHYGSDTYGFVHRTFLEYFCAVEIVHRFEKQYTLTFEQLRDEVFGQHWQDETWHEVLRLICGMISPKFVGQLVEFLMDISLGDEVEFNNLKNKDDDF
- a CDS encoding ShlB/FhaC/HecB family hemolysin secretion/activation protein: MQKIGQTIAAAGVWVLLGFRWGEMPGGAIALAQAVSPQLAPTQPERDSRSDPYRDRLPAPTLPAVPLSPEEQSPILSTPDGFPQPLPTDETVQIPIRRIEVRGSTVFTEPDFAPIVQPYEGRSLTLRELRDIADQLTQLYLDQGYLTSRAILGDQLVADGVVQYRIVEGSLERIEVEGTNRLHPDYVRSRILLGATTPLNQARLEDQLRLLRLNPLFETVEASLRAGSGLGQSILVVRVTEARPVSGFVSVDNYSPPGVGSERLGAELVVRNLTGWGDELSGTYYRSTTGGSSSFDFAYRLSLNPMDGTVQVRYAPSEYRITDPEFVDLDLSGSADEYELSFRQPLFKTPREEFALSLSLLHRDGSSFFSDNRFFEDFLLKSESTSLIAFGQDFVRRDASGAWALQSTLNVGVGLLDADVGGDRDSLFVYWLGRVQRVQILQPGNLLILQADVQVSGDRLPSSQQLAIGGGQSLRGYRQNALLGDSGFRVSIEDRITLGRNEAGESVFQVAPFVDAGAVWLNGEDDDSPFLIGAGVGLLWEALPRLNLRLDFAIPITEFDGAGENAQDRGFYFSVDYRF
- a CDS encoding DNA double-strand break repair nuclease NurA, translated to MTLKPSQILQLLDARREQFTAFDQSAVQQFQRYRAALCQFCQLSDEGRSHLLAQYPGNDLGARPIESLSDAPQCVVPWTFQWDNREQSLAWARDRLLNITTFAVDGSQIYPGKDLSIPVALVQIGWYENRHSPSGAYEKDVAVDLMTPQDLREGGQGNPVDRRVNMRRFQLETRRLTEYIQSRKAQSQSLSEKTLVFLDGSMVASFAEPFDEANQQFYVDCLLPLLHASEAQRVPLVAYIDTSYADDLVRMLRLLYDLEPADAIHDAQILNALMRWGDRTPLFLCERPGILSRYGHHRRRIAFTYLKTTRDTYPARLELPLWVVEAGLADTVIDWVRAEVIAGGGYPYAIETADQTAVLQVGDRQLFFRLLQEWADKQGLDLRFSRKMLSKARRR